The proteins below come from a single Danaus plexippus chromosome 20, MEX_DaPlex, whole genome shotgun sequence genomic window:
- the LOC116773987 gene encoding solute carrier organic anion transporter family member 2A1-like, whose protein sequence is MMVISKGWYLLRRYILTIPRFDLFLQGALLIVVFLESYSYLLIRRNAGTGYLSSINEDWVKIGVAGAEFFLGSVVAWSGRGVRHFALSGWLGLTAVSGLIVLAFPYPDSGRRSVQLCGGGSISGYNDVEAVPIDHYLQARTGFLVLTAVLCALTKISVWAHGITYLDDHEPESGTYFYGILISIRLSLGLSAQNWLQHVSVRDDWWEAQVSLAMLTLMFSILFTLFPHKMEGYKDFEELEYNCILAPIGRMLRNKALMLQVAALSILNTAVFGYVNFDTASIQAKFFVETLRQDPRTVRTIMDIFRSLVIIFFVSIFRMRFSGRRSDGVKSNTASRVGGAVCVLVAAFFAVLAGLHCNTGELAGFGGLTEEYEQPSCSAQCGCSSEKYGFSPVCILNTSTTYFSPCHAGCREYEDLGGFLLFSECACGSGRAVRGSCNLASCWLPYSLYLVFFTLMLASSAASFLMQGMAILRAVPRRDKPIAIGVAFSIVGLTAHGLGHLLYMVIGYLTCGYSDGETCLLHDYSIWIVGAASAVLAVLSGAISILASRCSNSNSG, encoded by the exons ATGATGG TCATATCTAAAGGTTGGTACCTTCTCCGGAGGTATATTCTAACTATCCCTCGATTCGACCTGTTCCTGCAGGGAGCTCTACTCATTGTCGTGTTCCTGGAGAGCTACTCATATCTTCTAATAAGAAGAAATGCCGGCACGGGTTACTTGTCATCAATCAATGAAG ATTGGGTGAAGATCGGCGTGGCTGGAGCTGAGTTCTTCCTCGGTTCTGTAGTAGCTTGGTCCGGGAGGGGTGTGAGACACTTCGCATTATCTGGGTGGTTGGGCCTGACAGCGGTGTCGGGTCTGATAGTTCTGGCCTTCCCATACCCTGACTCCGGACGACGCTCTGTCC AACTGTGTGGAGGCGGTTCAATATCCGGGTACAATGATGTTGAGGCAGTACCAATCGACCATTACCTTCAAGCAAGGACCGGATTCCTTGTGCTCACGGCTGTTCTGTGCGCGCTCACGAAAATAAGCGTCTGGGCACACGGCATCACATATCTAGATGACCACGAACCTGAGAGTGGAACATACTTTTATG GTATCCTAATCTCTATCAGATTGTCTCTGGGTCTAAGCGCTCAGAACTGGTTGCAGCACGTGTCAGTGCGTGATGACTGGTGGGAGGCTCAGGTTTCCCTGGCCATGCTCACTCTGATGTTCTCAATTCTTTTCACGTTGTTCCCTCATAAAATGGAAGGATATAAAGATTTCGAAGAGTTGGAATATAACT GTATTTTAGCTCCAATCGGTCGTATGCTACGCAATAAAGCGTTGATGCTCCAAGTAGCGGCTCTCTCAATCCTCAACACCGCTGTATTTGGTTACGTAAACTTTGATACTGCTTCCATACAG GCTAAGTTCTTCGTGGAAACTCTACGCCAAGATCCTCGAACAGTGCGGACAATCATGGACATCTTTAGATCGCTTGTCATCATTTTCTTCGTGTCT ATATTCCGCATGCGCTTCTCGGGCCGCCGTAGCGACGGTGTGAAATCTAACACAGCGTCACGTGTAGGCGGGGCTGTATGTGTTCTGGTGGCGGCCTTCTTTGCGGTGCTGGCTGGCCTGCACTGTAATACCGGAGAGCTGGCAGGGTTCGGAGGTCTCACGGAGGAATACGAGCAGCCCTCGTGTAGCGCGCAGTGCGG GTGCAGCTCCGAGAAGTACGGCTTCAGTCCGGTCTGTATTCTGAACACCTCAACAACATATTTCTCTCCGTGCCACGCTGGCTGCCGCGAGTATGAGGACTTAGGGGGATTCTT ACTGTTCAGTGAGTGTGCGTGTGGCTCCGGACGTGCGGTTAGAGGTTCCTGTAACCTCGCTTCCTGCTGGCTGCCCTATTCCCTGTACCTCGTTTTCTTCACACTCATGCTTGCTAGCAGTG CTGCGTCGTTCCTCATGCAAGGGATGGCTATATTAAGAGCTGTTCCCCGCCGGGATAAACCCATCGCTATCGGGGTCGCCTTCTCCATCGTGGGTCTGACTGCCCACGGCCTCGGTCACTTGCTCTATATGGTTATAGGAT